Proteins co-encoded in one Spirosoma endbachense genomic window:
- the fabF gene encoding beta-ketoacyl-ACP synthase II, whose protein sequence is MLHRVVITGVGALTPVGHDVETFWQNVVNGQSGAATITHFDASLFRTQFACELKNYDATQYLSRSDIKRTDLFTQYALIASDQAIKDSGFELDKMDPFDVGVIWGSGQGGMDTFEEQVKEFALGTGQPRFSPFFIPKLIANMASGMISIRNGYMGINYTTVSACATSNTAIMDAFNYIRLGKAKIIVSGGSEAPITPASFGGFSALKAMSAHNSEPAVASRPFDVNRDGFVMGEGAGALILEEYEHAVKRGAHIYGEITGASMTADAYHMTATHPAGIGASKAMQLALKEANITISDVDYLNAHATSTSVGDLSEINAVLSLTGTEKTKLKISATKSVTGHLLGAAGAVEAIICLLSIRDSVIPPTINTTVLDPAIPENLTIVTKEAMPSNVNVAMSNTFGFGGHNSIVVFQKL, encoded by the coding sequence ATGTTACACCGAGTTGTTATTACTGGTGTTGGAGCACTGACTCCTGTTGGTCACGACGTGGAAACGTTTTGGCAAAATGTAGTAAATGGTCAAAGTGGCGCGGCTACGATTACGCACTTTGATGCATCTTTATTTCGCACCCAATTCGCCTGCGAACTCAAAAATTATGACGCTACTCAGTATCTAAGCCGGTCAGATATCAAGCGAACCGACCTCTTTACTCAATATGCATTAATTGCTTCTGATCAGGCCATTAAGGATTCTGGTTTCGAACTGGATAAGATGGACCCATTTGATGTGGGTGTCATCTGGGGATCGGGCCAGGGGGGTATGGATACCTTCGAAGAGCAGGTTAAAGAATTTGCGCTGGGAACGGGCCAGCCCCGGTTTAGTCCGTTTTTTATTCCCAAGCTGATTGCAAACATGGCTTCGGGTATGATTTCCATTCGGAACGGCTACATGGGTATTAACTATACGACGGTTTCGGCCTGTGCTACGTCGAATACCGCCATCATGGATGCCTTCAATTACATTCGGCTGGGGAAAGCAAAAATCATTGTCAGTGGTGGGTCTGAAGCGCCAATTACGCCGGCGTCATTTGGCGGATTTAGTGCGTTAAAGGCAATGTCTGCTCATAATAGTGAGCCTGCTGTTGCCTCACGCCCATTCGATGTAAACCGGGATGGATTCGTTATGGGTGAAGGAGCAGGTGCTTTAATCCTTGAAGAATACGAACATGCCGTTAAGCGTGGCGCACATATATACGGGGAAATTACCGGGGCATCAATGACGGCGGATGCCTATCACATGACGGCTACTCATCCAGCAGGTATCGGCGCATCGAAAGCCATGCAACTGGCTTTGAAGGAGGCCAATATCACCATTTCGGATGTAGATTACCTGAATGCGCACGCTACCTCAACATCGGTAGGTGATTTATCGGAAATAAATGCGGTGTTAAGTCTAACCGGAACCGAGAAAACAAAACTGAAAATTAGCGCTACCAAATCCGTAACGGGGCATTTGCTGGGGGCTGCCGGAGCTGTCGAGGCAATTATATGCCTGTTATCTATCCGTGACAGCGTTATTCCGCCAACGATCAACACCACAGTTCTGGACCCGGCAATTCCGGAAAATCTGACCATTGTTACCAAAGAGGCCATGCCATCCAACGTGAATGTTGCGATGAGCAACACCTTTGGTTTTGGAGGGCACAATAGTATTGTGGTTTTTCAGAAACTATAA
- a CDS encoding TetR/AcrR family transcriptional regulator has product MATKQSKAERTRQFIIETTAGIFNTKGYAGTSLADLTEATGLTKGSIYGNFENKEEVALAVFDYNLSRIKQAVQQHMVQAISNSEKLLVYAVVYGTFIRAPFLPGGCPILNTAIEADDTNNLLKDKAAKAILEWKKSIIDIIKAGIKTGEFLETVEPERSALSIIALIEGGIMIARVTNNPTSLDKILKTVELLIEQIKVEI; this is encoded by the coding sequence ATGGCTACTAAACAATCAAAAGCGGAACGAACCCGCCAGTTTATCATAGAAACGACCGCAGGTATTTTCAACACAAAAGGCTATGCGGGAACATCGTTAGCCGATTTAACGGAGGCTACCGGCTTAACGAAGGGCAGTATTTACGGAAACTTTGAAAACAAAGAAGAAGTGGCCCTGGCTGTTTTTGATTACAACCTATCACGCATAAAACAGGCGGTTCAGCAGCACATGGTGCAGGCAATCTCAAATTCAGAGAAATTGCTGGTCTACGCCGTGGTTTATGGGACTTTCATTCGCGCTCCCTTTTTGCCGGGCGGATGTCCCATTCTAAACACGGCCATTGAAGCCGATGACACCAACAATCTTCTGAAAGATAAAGCTGCGAAAGCAATTCTGGAATGGAAAAAGTCGATTATCGACATTATCAAAGCGGGCATTAAAACCGGCGAATTCCTCGAAACTGTAGAGCCCGAGCGCAGTGCCCTGTCAATTATTGCCCTCATTGAAGGTGGTATCATGATTGCCCGAGTGACCAATAATCCAACTAGCCTGGACAAAATCCTAAAGACAGTAGAATTGCTGATCGAGCAGATAAAAGTAGAAATATAA